In the genome of Mesosutterella faecium, the window CATCTTGAACGGGGTCGACTCCCAGACCGTAAGGACGGTGGAGGCGTATGTGTCGGCGGCTCTGAGCACTGCGCTCCAGAAACAGGCCGACCGCAGCACCGCCCGCGGCGCAGGCCTCGAGATTGTGCAGCGGACCTGGTACAACGAGGCGGGCCAGAGCACCTGGTTTCTGGTGCCCGGCATCATCGTGATTGTCCTCACGCTGGTCGGCGCGTTTCTCGCCTCGCTGCTGATTGCCCGAGAGTGGGAGAGGGGGACCTTCGAGTCGCTTTTCGTGACCCCGGTGCGTCCTTTCGAGATCGTGATCACGAAGACGGCGCCCTACCTGCTGATCGGCATCGTGGACATCGCCATCTGCCTTTTTGCCGCTCGCTATCTTTTCGATGTCCCGATCCGCGGGTCGCTTGCTGCCATAGCCGGCGTGTCGTTTCTCTACCTTTTGGTGTCCCTGCAGATGGGGCTGATGATCTCGGGGCTTGCGCGCAGCCAGTTTCTGGCGAGCCAGGTCGCGCTTATTGTCAGTTTCCTGCCTGCCGCGATGCTCTCCGGCTTTGTCTTTGACCTGCGCAATATGCCCGGCTGGCTCACCCCGATCTGCAACATCCTGCCCGCGACGCATTTTGTGAAAATTGTGCG includes:
- a CDS encoding ABC transporter permease, translated to MKQDRAFSDSLGAATRLRALAMKELRQMLRDRSTLLLGLLLPVILILLLGYGLSFDVEHAPLAVVDESSSVQGEHLVRALSGNRYLRISRKAGMGEAVEAMRQGAAMGIVRIPSDYARRSESGSAPVQLILNGVDSQTVRTVEAYVSAALSTALQKQADRSTARGAGLEIVQRTWYNEAGQSTWFLVPGIIVIVLTLVGAFLASLLIAREWERGTFESLFVTPVRPFEIVITKTAPYLLIGIVDIAICLFAARYLFDVPIRGSLAAIAGVSFLYLLVSLQMGLMISGLARSQFLASQVALIVSFLPAAMLSGFVFDLRNMPGWLTPICNILPATHFVKIVRELFLVGTRPWDLAASVLILCAYSVLFVSVTTRTVRKRLR